From Permianibacter aggregans, a single genomic window includes:
- a CDS encoding CHC2 zinc finger domain-containing protein, protein MARIADGEIERLKAEVSLVRLVEAKGIVLKPHGKDRIGRCPFHDDKTPSLVVSPDKNLWHCLGACQAGGSVIDWVMKCEGVSFKHAVELLRGDVAVSRAPIERVVQKSTTPKLPSFLAADSDEQSLLRQVIDYYHECLQQSPEALVYLSKRGLESKELIETFKLGYANRTLGYRLPQKNRVEGAQLRGKLQHIGIYRESGHEHFTGSLVVPVINESGVITDVYGRKIGERLREGTPLHLYLPGPHQGVWNEAGLIGGDEVILCEALIDAMTFWVNGFKNVTASYGIEGFTANHLKAFKAHNIKRVLIAYDRDEAGDKAAQQLALKLTQEGFDCYRVNFPKGMDANEYALKVGPAAKSLGVVLRNAEWLGKGAAPTRNPNPVTPTEAEKAGDKSEAIAITPPLVASVAVAEPALSATPAPELKAPELDAHVKDGDVHITFGERRYRVRGHDKNTTPEQLKINLATSQGDAYHVDTLDLYSAKARAAFIKLASLELGLSEDIIKADIGHLLRYLEGLRDEQLKALSAEAMDEASAVNEALRSQALALLQSPDLLQQVLDDFDRCGVVGEQTNKLMGYLACVSRKLDKPLALMIQSSSAAGKSSLMEAVLQLMPEDERVQYSAMTGQALFYMGETNLKHKILAIAEEEGASRAAYALKLLQSDGSLTMASTGKDPVTGNLITQEYRVEGPVMMFLTTTAIDIDEELLNRCVVLSVNESREQTRAIHAQQRARRTLAGLTAKVERQTIIETHRQAQRLLRPLAVINPYAEQLTFLDSKTRTRRDHEKYLSLIDSIALLHQYQRPIKTLMHGEVCVEYIEVTLDDIATANRLAHEVLGRTLDELPPQTRKLLQLVGDMVRERCAMERIKQADFRFSRKDVRDACGWTDFQVKKHMQRLEDMEYVLVHRGMRGQSFVYELLWDGGTQTDQSFLPGLIDVDALRYDNKKEPLDLKLEPRKSPQVAAKEPRGSTAENVTIIEKNPRQKDLAEIDAENTLLPENITAESYLHIPSFVRSIAN, encoded by the coding sequence ATGGCGCGGATAGCGGACGGTGAGATTGAACGCCTGAAGGCTGAAGTGTCCTTGGTCCGGCTGGTCGAGGCCAAAGGCATTGTTCTCAAACCCCACGGCAAGGACCGGATTGGTCGTTGCCCGTTCCATGACGATAAAACCCCGTCTTTAGTCGTCAGTCCCGATAAGAATCTCTGGCATTGCCTCGGTGCCTGCCAAGCCGGCGGCTCGGTCATTGATTGGGTGATGAAGTGTGAAGGCGTCAGCTTCAAGCATGCGGTTGAGTTGTTGCGTGGTGATGTGGCGGTCAGCCGCGCGCCGATAGAGCGGGTGGTGCAGAAATCCACGACCCCGAAACTGCCCTCCTTTTTAGCCGCCGATAGCGATGAGCAATCCTTGCTGCGTCAGGTCATCGACTACTACCACGAGTGTTTGCAGCAAAGCCCGGAAGCGCTCGTTTACTTGAGTAAACGGGGTCTTGAGTCTAAGGAGTTAATCGAGACCTTCAAGCTGGGTTATGCCAATCGCACACTCGGTTATCGCTTGCCACAAAAGAATCGGGTCGAAGGCGCGCAGTTACGCGGCAAGCTGCAGCACATCGGTATTTATCGCGAGTCCGGCCATGAACACTTTACCGGTTCGCTGGTGGTGCCGGTCATCAACGAAAGCGGCGTTATCACCGACGTTTACGGTCGCAAAATCGGCGAGCGTTTGCGTGAGGGCACGCCATTGCATCTGTATCTGCCGGGGCCACATCAAGGCGTGTGGAATGAAGCGGGATTAATTGGTGGTGACGAAGTAATTTTATGTGAAGCATTGATTGATGCGATGACGTTCTGGGTCAATGGCTTTAAAAACGTCACGGCCAGTTATGGTATTGAGGGGTTTACCGCCAATCACCTGAAAGCGTTTAAAGCGCACAACATCAAACGGGTATTGATTGCCTATGACCGCGATGAAGCCGGAGACAAGGCCGCGCAACAACTGGCGCTGAAACTGACACAGGAAGGCTTCGATTGTTACCGCGTTAACTTCCCGAAAGGCATGGATGCCAATGAGTATGCATTAAAGGTTGGGCCTGCTGCGAAAAGCCTTGGTGTTGTATTGCGTAATGCCGAATGGTTGGGAAAAGGGGCCGCGCCGACACGAAACCCCAACCCCGTAACGCCGACAGAGGCTGAGAAAGCCGGTGATAAAAGCGAAGCAATCGCAATTACTCCTCCTTTAGTTGCATCCGTTGCTGTTGCCGAACCAGCATTATCGGCAACACCAGCCCCGGAACTAAAAGCACCGGAGCTGGATGCTCATGTTAAGGACGGTGATGTGCATATCACGTTCGGTGAGCGTCGTTATCGTGTCAGAGGCCACGATAAAAACACCACGCCTGAGCAACTGAAAATCAATCTGGCCACATCACAAGGCGATGCCTACCACGTCGATACGCTGGATTTATACAGCGCCAAAGCCCGTGCGGCGTTTATCAAACTGGCCTCGCTGGAATTAGGTTTAAGCGAAGACATCATCAAAGCCGATATCGGCCACCTCCTGCGTTACCTGGAAGGTTTGCGTGATGAACAACTAAAAGCCTTATCAGCGGAAGCGATGGATGAAGCCTCAGCCGTTAATGAAGCGCTGCGCAGCCAAGCGCTCGCCTTATTGCAATCGCCCGACTTGCTGCAACAAGTGCTCGATGACTTTGATCGCTGTGGTGTCGTTGGTGAACAGACCAACAAGCTGATGGGCTATCTGGCCTGCGTCTCGCGCAAACTGGATAAGCCATTGGCGCTGATGATCCAATCGAGTTCCGCCGCCGGTAAATCGAGTTTGATGGAAGCGGTATTGCAACTGATGCCGGAAGATGAGCGGGTGCAATACTCGGCGATGACCGGACAAGCCTTGTTCTATATGGGCGAAACCAATCTCAAACATAAAATCCTGGCGATTGCCGAAGAAGAAGGGGCGAGCCGTGCTGCTTATGCGTTAAAGCTGCTGCAATCCGATGGCAGCTTAACGATGGCGAGTACCGGTAAAGATCCGGTCACCGGCAACCTGATTACCCAGGAATACCGGGTTGAAGGCCCGGTGATGATGTTTTTAACCACGACCGCGATTGATATCGACGAGGAATTATTGAATCGCTGTGTGGTGTTATCGGTCAATGAATCGCGTGAACAAACCAGAGCAATCCACGCCCAGCAGCGTGCACGGAGAACTCTGGCAGGCTTAACCGCCAAAGTTGAACGACAAACGATTATCGAGACGCACCGGCAGGCGCAGCGCCTGCTTCGTCCTTTAGCCGTCATCAATCCCTATGCCGAACAACTGACGTTTTTAGATAGCAAAACCCGCACCCGTCGCGATCATGAGAAATACCTATCACTGATTGACAGCATTGCCTTGCTGCATCAGTACCAGCGACCCATCAAAACCCTGATGCACGGGGAGGTGTGCGTCGAATACATCGAGGTGACGCTGGACGATATCGCGACCGCCAATCGCCTGGCGCATGAAGTGTTAGGCCGGACGCTCGATGAACTGCCGCCGCAAACCCGCAAGTTATTGCAGCTGGTCGGCGACATGGTGCGCGAGCGCTGCGCGATGGAACGCATCAAACAAGCCGACTTCCGTTTTAGTCGCAAGGATGTTCGTGATGCCTGCGGATGGACAGACTTCCAGGTCAAAAAACATATGCAGCGCTTGGAAGATATGGAGTATGTGTTGGTGCATCGAGGCATGCGTGGTCAATCGTTCGTTTATGAGTTGTTGTGGGATGGCGGCACGCAGACCGATCAAAGCTTCTTGCCAGGGCTGATTGATGTGGACGCCTTA
- a CDS encoding helix-turn-helix domain-containing protein, with product MRTLGTPPFTHVSFRLMPFADRLAALRKQRGLTQEALADLIGVTKTQVYRYENNGSQPTLEVIKKLAVALSVTTDELIFEVDERKADDSLLLLLEGIAQLDPDEKHVIKEMVEGILLKHQARRLFGGSSPTTKKAS from the coding sequence ATGCGTACGCTAGGCACTCCTCCGTTCACTCATGTGTCGTTTCGCCTTATGCCGTTTGCCGACCGACTGGCCGCCCTGCGCAAGCAACGCGGCCTGACCCAGGAAGCCTTGGCCGATTTGATCGGCGTGACCAAGACTCAGGTTTACCGTTACGAGAACAACGGCTCCCAGCCAACGCTGGAAGTCATCAAGAAGCTGGCCGTCGCCTTGAGCGTCACCACCGATGAACTGATTTTCGAGGTCGATGAGCGCAAGGCCGATGACAGCCTGCTCTTGTTGCTGGAAGGCATTGCCCAGCTCGACCCGGACGAGAAGCATGTGATCAAGGAGATGGTCGAAGGCATTCTGCTCAAGCATCAGGCCCGCCGCTTGTTTGGTGGCAGCTCGCCGACCACCAAGAAGGCCAGCTAA
- a CDS encoding BrnT family toxin, with protein sequence MAKPEVQYHFEWDAAKAASNRRKHGISFELAATVFRDPLMLSMFDDEHSEQEERWVTLGKAANQVLVVVVHTWRDEAANAVRIRLISARPATAAERQQYEG encoded by the coding sequence ATGGCCAAGCCGGAAGTCCAGTATCATTTTGAGTGGGATGCCGCCAAAGCCGCCAGCAATCGCCGTAAACACGGCATCAGTTTTGAGCTGGCCGCCACGGTGTTCCGCGATCCGCTGATGTTGTCGATGTTTGATGACGAACACAGCGAACAAGAGGAACGCTGGGTCACGCTCGGCAAAGCGGCGAACCAGGTGTTAGTGGTGGTGGTCCATACTTGGCGGGACGAAGCCGCCAACGCGGTACGCATCCGCCTGATCTCGGCACGGCCCGCCACCGCCGCCGAACGGCAACAGTACGAAGGGTGA
- a CDS encoding RHS repeat-associated core domain-containing protein, translating into MQVIGRLFFIFVLLFTSVNSVADGLRVNCRVDLGFQLYSGSRHKNIECVEPVVGQTYFQNALGDNYKKWESEADIIAWRKTKLPTTRCSDEVEGPYWKTASESSLVGEQVASSSGYHSFWLNNAGEVIPPPSTDASHDVASIAFRYVQETRQTKQYLIRYTYPNDPKGFSSSCKTLCSCTEEAWYYMYREQPVTCPAGTGRPYGGGQCYKEICPCGKVNDASGKCVSETKGEFTQWTQGGNSLRFSAYASGLSDSPYNKCFTEYEEKPKQCDGIGNPVGCASGQKRHFEALYTSSEGLHFRRAYNAAVGSLTGVNWDTDVKVFISLLLDGTSTQIVAVANGDGTRKLFVGKKGERLTGYHQKDGYVENVAGSWRFIARNGDVMEFGANGLLARKAARNGESVQFAYDASNRLKQLTAASGRQLTVGYNGAGQMDSLTEPNGKQTKFLYNAAGMLSEVIYPDETPSNEFDNPRKQFLYEDSRFPSALTGIVDENGSRFASYVYDGERRVIAENHAEIADKVEFEYLNDSTTMVKSYRTANEYHETLYSFYRSHGSDQFRAIEQMPCPGCATGTETREFNDQGLLSQITDKNGGLTTVEYHPSGLEHIRTEGLGTPEQKVTITEWNDEHRLPSRLVANGLEVVNRYTTQGLLQQRDEIESPTGKTLSSIYEYNTAGKLTSIDGPRTDASDITTYDYDSQGNLINVANALGHITTLSNYDPNGRVRQITDPNGLVTTLTYTARGWLKTRTVGSLTTTFDYDKVGQLIKVTMPDGSFVRYEYDAAHRLVAIENPLGERIEYTLDYAGNRTKEEIKDASGNVVLRRASEFNALNQLLRSLNAANQVTASYSYDANGNMTGVTRYTDSETASSSYQYDPLNRLKSITDALNGITQFSYDNLDQLNRVTDPKGLQTQYGVSALGELKQTDSPDTATSTQTFDSAGNVKTSTNARGHTTTYTYDALNRVTKLTYHDGSVVTFAYDSIVAGNYGKGRLTSVTDSSGSTQYRYDQYGRLTEKLATVNGVSFSTSYRYDQYGRLESITYPSGRDLSFSYQNGQLQQLNVDGSARVKNIAYQPFSAVKSWQWGDNSDYQRTFNLDGQLQSFPLGADVVTLSYDRAGRISAQTHAHTASRNQSYYYDLLDRVTGSSGVFEMSFSFDANGNRLSKTEGSAFDQYTVSETSNRIDTISGALNRSYQYDAAGNTLSDGDRSYTYNTANRLTTITKGSVTQDNLYNGLGQRVRKTVDGVSTLFIYDEAGHLIGEYDAAGTPLMEVVYLGDQPILAMKPSGVYYVHADHLNTPRAIIGANQTVIWRWDSAAFGETAANEDPDGNGLAFRFNHRFPGQVLDVEVGLHYNYFRNYDPVTGRYIESDPIGLSDGVNTYGYVQQMPTQLKDPLGLFCVPMWDSESDWMDIGVRIYTGKYKVQPNTAGMMGWCNWKREYKVKQSRTVTARELCFECSDTCEGSDCGYAVKERKKSKEYRDHIDWERGDTTQQHVFGRFASGEGCCKNPWTGVMSCGPI; encoded by the coding sequence ATGCAAGTCATAGGAAGACTATTCTTCATATTCGTGCTGCTGTTCACTTCGGTAAATAGTGTTGCCGATGGGCTTCGGGTCAACTGCAGAGTTGATCTGGGATTTCAGCTATATTCGGGGAGCAGGCATAAAAATATCGAGTGTGTTGAGCCTGTCGTAGGGCAAACATACTTTCAGAACGCTCTTGGTGACAACTATAAAAAATGGGAAAGTGAAGCTGACATTATTGCATGGAGAAAAACCAAACTTCCAACAACTCGTTGTTCTGATGAGGTTGAAGGACCATACTGGAAGACCGCTTCGGAAAGTTCCTTAGTAGGTGAACAAGTTGCATCAAGCTCTGGTTATCATAGTTTCTGGCTAAACAACGCTGGTGAGGTAATTCCTCCACCGTCGACAGATGCTTCACATGATGTGGCGTCCATTGCATTTCGATACGTACAAGAAACAAGACAAACTAAACAATACTTGATTCGCTACACCTACCCCAACGATCCTAAGGGGTTTAGTTCTTCATGCAAGACGTTATGTTCCTGTACTGAAGAAGCGTGGTATTACATGTACAGGGAGCAGCCCGTTACTTGCCCTGCTGGTACTGGTAGGCCTTATGGTGGCGGGCAGTGCTACAAAGAAATTTGTCCATGCGGAAAAGTAAATGACGCAAGCGGGAAATGTGTTAGCGAAACAAAGGGCGAGTTTACGCAATGGACCCAGGGAGGCAATTCACTGCGATTCTCTGCCTACGCTTCAGGTCTTTCTGATAGTCCATACAATAAATGTTTCACGGAATATGAAGAAAAACCAAAACAATGTGACGGTATCGGCAATCCGGTAGGGTGTGCTTCTGGTCAGAAGCGACACTTTGAGGCGCTTTACACGTCAAGTGAAGGATTGCACTTTCGTCGCGCTTACAATGCTGCCGTTGGTTCGTTAACCGGGGTAAATTGGGATACGGATGTAAAGGTTTTCATCAGCCTACTGCTGGATGGCACCAGCACGCAAATTGTTGCAGTGGCCAATGGCGATGGTACGCGTAAGCTGTTCGTTGGCAAGAAAGGAGAGCGATTAACGGGCTATCATCAGAAAGATGGCTACGTTGAAAATGTAGCCGGAAGTTGGCGTTTCATCGCGCGTAATGGCGATGTGATGGAATTTGGCGCAAATGGATTGCTGGCGCGAAAGGCTGCGCGCAATGGCGAATCGGTGCAGTTTGCTTACGATGCATCTAATCGACTCAAGCAATTAACGGCGGCTTCTGGGCGGCAATTAACGGTTGGTTACAACGGTGCCGGTCAAATGGATTCACTGACCGAACCCAATGGTAAGCAAACAAAATTTCTATACAACGCTGCGGGAATGTTGAGTGAGGTCATTTATCCAGACGAAACGCCAAGCAATGAGTTTGATAACCCGCGTAAGCAATTCCTTTATGAAGACTCGCGCTTCCCTTCAGCCTTAACCGGAATTGTTGATGAAAACGGCTCGCGATTCGCCTCCTATGTGTATGACGGTGAGCGCAGAGTTATTGCGGAAAATCATGCGGAAATCGCCGACAAAGTTGAGTTTGAATACCTCAATGACTCGACCACAATGGTCAAAAGCTATCGCACGGCCAACGAGTATCACGAAACGCTGTACAGTTTTTATCGCAGCCATGGGTCCGATCAATTCCGTGCTATCGAGCAAATGCCCTGTCCTGGTTGCGCGACGGGAACGGAAACGCGCGAGTTCAATGATCAAGGCTTGCTAAGTCAAATTACGGATAAGAATGGCGGATTAACCACCGTCGAATACCATCCCAGTGGTTTGGAACACATCCGGACCGAAGGATTGGGTACGCCAGAACAGAAGGTTACGATAACGGAGTGGAACGACGAGCATCGTTTGCCAAGTCGCTTGGTTGCCAATGGTTTGGAAGTCGTTAACCGTTACACGACGCAGGGCCTGCTGCAGCAACGTGATGAAATCGAGAGTCCAACGGGTAAAACCCTTAGCTCCATTTACGAGTACAACACGGCTGGCAAGTTGACGAGTATCGACGGCCCACGCACCGATGCCTCCGACATCACCACCTACGACTACGATAGCCAAGGCAATCTAATTAATGTGGCCAACGCGCTTGGCCATATCACCACTTTGTCGAATTACGACCCCAACGGTCGTGTGCGCCAAATCACTGACCCGAACGGTTTGGTGACAACGCTGACTTACACCGCACGTGGCTGGTTGAAAACGCGTACCGTCGGTTCGCTGACCACTACGTTCGATTACGACAAGGTCGGCCAACTCATCAAAGTGACGATGCCAGATGGCAGTTTTGTTCGTTATGAGTACGATGCCGCACATCGCTTGGTCGCCATAGAGAATCCACTCGGTGAGCGCATTGAATACACACTCGATTACGCCGGCAATCGCACTAAAGAAGAAATCAAAGATGCCAGCGGTAACGTGGTGCTGCGTCGTGCCAGTGAATTCAACGCGCTGAATCAATTGCTGCGTTCGCTAAACGCCGCCAATCAAGTCACGGCAAGTTACAGCTATGATGCCAACGGCAATATGACTGGCGTCACTCGCTACACCGACAGCGAAACGGCAAGCAGCAGTTACCAATATGATCCGCTGAATCGATTGAAATCGATTACCGATGCGTTGAACGGTATTACCCAGTTCAGTTATGACAACCTGGATCAACTGAACCGCGTTACCGACCCGAAAGGTTTGCAAACGCAGTATGGTGTCTCCGCGCTCGGTGAGTTGAAACAAACCGATAGCCCGGATACCGCCACCAGCACGCAAACTTTCGACAGTGCCGGCAACGTCAAAACCAGCACCAATGCACGCGGCCACACCACAACGTATACCTATGACGCGCTAAACCGTGTCACCAAGCTGACCTATCACGATGGCAGCGTCGTGACGTTTGCCTATGACAGCATCGTTGCCGGTAACTACGGCAAAGGCCGTTTAACCTCAGTGACCGACAGCAGTGGCAGCACGCAATACCGCTACGACCAATACGGTCGGCTGACGGAAAAACTCGCCACGGTAAATGGTGTCTCGTTCTCCACAAGTTATCGCTATGACCAATACGGTCGCTTGGAAAGCATCACCTATCCATCGGGTCGTGACTTAAGCTTCAGCTACCAAAATGGTCAACTGCAACAACTGAACGTCGATGGCAGCGCACGGGTGAAAAACATCGCCTACCAACCGTTCAGCGCCGTAAAAAGCTGGCAGTGGGGCGATAACAGCGATTATCAACGCACATTCAACCTTGATGGCCAATTGCAAAGCTTTCCATTGGGGGCCGATGTCGTCACGCTAAGCTACGACCGCGCCGGTCGCATCAGCGCCCAAACCCATGCGCACACCGCCAGCCGCAATCAAAGCTATTACTACGACTTGCTCGACCGCGTCACCGGCAGCAGCGGTGTGTTTGAGATGAGCTTTAGCTTTGATGCCAACGGCAACCGGTTAAGCAAAACCGAGGGCAGCGCATTCGACCAATACACCGTTAGCGAAACCAGCAACCGTATCGATACCATCAGCGGTGCCTTAAACCGCAGCTATCAATACGATGCCGCCGGCAACACGTTAAGCGACGGTGATCGCAGCTACACCTACAACACCGCCAATCGTTTAACTACGATTACCAAAGGCAGCGTCACGCAAGACAACCTCTACAACGGTTTGGGCCAACGCGTACGCAAAACGGTGGATGGCGTCAGCACGCTATTCATCTACGACGAAGCCGGCCATTTAATCGGCGAATACGACGCCGCCGGCACACCGCTGATGGAAGTGGTCTACCTCGGCGACCAACCGATATTGGCGATGAAACCGAGCGGTGTTTATTACGTTCACGCCGATCACCTGAACACGCCACGTGCGATTATAGGCGCCAACCAAACCGTCATCTGGCGTTGGGACTCAGCAGCCTTCGGCGAAACGGCCGCGAATGAAGACCCGGATGGTAATGGTCTCGCGTTCCGCTTTAACCATCGCTTCCCTGGTCAGGTACTGGATGTTGAAGTTGGGCTGCATTACAACTACTTTAGAAATTATGACCCGGTGACGGGACGTTACATCGAGTCGGATCCGATTGGATTAAGTGATGGCGTTAATACTTACGGCTATGTTCAGCAAATGCCTACACAGTTGAAAGATCCTCTCGGGTTGTTTTGTGTCCCGATGTGGGATAGTGAGTCAGACTGGATGGATATTGGCGTTCGGATTTATACCGGGAAGTATAAAGTTCAGCCAAATACAGCAGGAATGATGGGATGGTGCAATTGGAAGCGAGAATACAAGGTTAAACAGTCTCGCACGGTAACTGCTAGAGAGCTGTGCTTTGAGTGCTCGGATACTTGCGAGGGCTCCGATTGCGGGTATGCAGTTAAGGAAAGGAAAAAAAGCAAGGAATATCGTGACCACATTGATTGGGAGCGGGGAGATACTACTCAGCAACACGTATTTGGTCGTTTCGCGAGTGGTGAAGGATGCTGCAAAAACCCTTGGACAGGAGTGATGAGTTGTGGCCCGATTTAA
- a CDS encoding YebC/PmpR family DNA-binding transcriptional regulator has product MGAQWKTKGKAEVAAAKGKIFTKLVREIMVAARAGADPEMNSRLRHAIEAAKKASMPRDTLDRAIKKGAGLLDGTINYELVTYEGFAPHQVPVIVECLTDNKNRTISSIRSLFRKGQLGSSGSVSWDFTHAGMIEAEPEKADADVELAAIEAGAQDFEKNEDGSALFITETTDLDAVAKALPDFGFTVSSAKLGYIPKNPVTLEGEALQEVVAFLEAIDEDDDVQNVYAGLNS; this is encoded by the coding sequence ATGGGCGCACAATGGAAAACCAAAGGCAAAGCGGAAGTCGCCGCGGCTAAAGGCAAAATCTTCACCAAACTCGTTCGCGAAATCATGGTCGCTGCCCGCGCCGGTGCCGACCCGGAAATGAACTCCCGCCTGCGTCACGCCATCGAAGCCGCAAAAAAAGCCTCGATGCCACGCGACACACTCGACCGTGCGATCAAAAAAGGCGCCGGGCTTCTGGATGGCACCATCAACTACGAACTGGTTACCTACGAAGGCTTCGCTCCACATCAGGTGCCCGTCATCGTTGAATGCTTGACCGACAACAAAAACCGCACCATCTCCAGCATCCGTTCGCTGTTCCGCAAAGGCCAACTCGGTAGCTCCGGTTCCGTGAGCTGGGATTTCACCCACGCCGGCATGATCGAAGCCGAACCAGAAAAAGCCGACGCCGATGTCGAACTCGCCGCCATTGAAGCCGGCGCCCAGGATTTCGAAAAGAACGAAGACGGCAGTGCGCTATTCATCACCGAAACCACCGATCTCGATGCCGTCGCCAAAGCGCTGCCCGATTTTGGTTTCACCGTTAGCTCTGCGAAGCTTGGCTACATTCCGAAAAATCCGGTGACCTTGGAAGGCGAAGCGTTGCAAGAGGTGGTCGCGTTTCTCGAAGCCATTGATGAAGACGATGATGTGCAGAACGTTTATGCGGGGCTGAATAGCTAG
- the rplI gene encoding 50S ribosomal protein L9: MQVILLEKIRRLGNLGDTVDVRSGYGRNFLIPQGKAVSATAANKAHFEARRAELEKKQAEVLAAAQARAAKLADLTVSIAAKAGDEGKLFGSVGTRDIAEAVSKAGVEVEKSEVRLPTGPLRMMGEYEIELGLHSEVTATVKVVIVAE, encoded by the coding sequence ATGCAAGTTATTCTGCTGGAAAAAATCCGTCGCTTGGGCAACCTGGGTGACACCGTTGATGTCCGTTCTGGTTATGGCCGCAACTTCCTGATCCCGCAAGGCAAAGCCGTGTCCGCGACTGCCGCCAACAAGGCGCATTTCGAAGCACGCCGCGCTGAGCTGGAGAAAAAGCAAGCCGAAGTTCTGGCTGCTGCTCAGGCCCGCGCCGCCAAGCTGGCTGATCTGACGGTTTCCATCGCCGCCAAAGCCGGTGACGAAGGCAAACTGTTCGGTTCCGTCGGTACCCGCGACATCGCCGAAGCCGTCAGCAAAGCCGGCGTCGAAGTGGAAAAATCCGAAGTGCGCCTGCCAACTGGCCCGCTGCGCATGATGGGTGAGTACGAGATCGAACTCGGTCTGCACTCCGAAGTAACGGCCACTGTCAAAGTGGTTATCGTTGCCGAGTAA
- the rpsR gene encoding 30S ribosomal protein S18, whose translation MSRYFRRKKFCRFTAEGIEQIDYKDLNILKAYITETGKIVPSRITGTRANYQRQLAVAIKRARFLALLPYCDAHE comes from the coding sequence ATGTCACGTTATTTCCGCCGTAAAAAATTCTGCCGCTTCACCGCAGAAGGCATTGAGCAGATCGACTACAAAGATCTGAACATCCTGAAAGCCTACATCACTGAAACTGGCAAAATTGTCCCGAGCCGCATCACCGGCACGCGCGCCAATTACCAGCGCCAGCTGGCTGTCGCCATCAAGCGCGCCCGCTTCCTGGCCCTGCTGCCATACTGTGATGCTCACGAATAA
- the rpsF gene encoding 30S ribosomal protein S6, with translation MRHYEIVIMVHPDQSDQVGAMVERYQKTITDNAGKVHRFEDWGRRQLAYSIEKLHKAHYVLMNVECTGEVVKELEHAFRFNDAVIRHLITKMDKAVTEPSPLLKAKEEKDTRRRSDDSDSSDADAA, from the coding sequence ATGCGCCATTACGAAATCGTGATCATGGTGCACCCGGACCAAAGCGACCAAGTCGGCGCGATGGTCGAGCGTTATCAGAAGACCATCACTGACAACGCTGGCAAGGTGCATCGCTTCGAAGACTGGGGCCGCCGTCAGCTGGCCTACAGCATTGAAAAACTGCACAAAGCACACTACGTCCTGATGAACGTTGAGTGCACCGGTGAAGTCGTCAAAGAGCTGGAGCACGCCTTCCGCTTCAATGACGCCGTCATTCGCCATCTGATCACCAAGATGGACAAAGCCGTCACCGAACCTTCTCCGCTGCTGAAAGCGAAAGAAGAAAAAGACACCCGCCGTCGCAGCGACGACAGCGATTCCTCTGATGCCGACGCGGCCTAA
- a CDS encoding RNA polymerase sigma factor: MDIDTLLPALQQHDKQAFASLVRAYHRKLLALASSIVGQAQAEEVLQEAWISAWRALPKFEGRSSLKTWLTRIVINAANSRHRQNKPELSLDAAVEDNPGFWERFHPADGHWSKMPGDWGNENPDQLLEQGELGRCLEKTLNKLPDLQQTVFVLRHVQDLELDEICNVLDISSSNVRVLLHRARLKLFQTVEHFQETGEC, encoded by the coding sequence ATGGATATCGACACTCTGCTGCCCGCATTGCAGCAACACGATAAGCAAGCCTTCGCCTCGCTGGTACGTGCTTACCATCGAAAGTTGCTGGCCTTGGCCAGCAGCATCGTCGGTCAGGCCCAGGCCGAAGAGGTGCTGCAGGAAGCCTGGATTAGCGCCTGGCGGGCCTTGCCAAAATTTGAGGGGCGTTCCAGCCTGAAAACCTGGCTGACTCGCATCGTGATTAACGCTGCCAACAGCCGGCACCGGCAAAACAAGCCGGAGCTATCGCTCGATGCCGCCGTCGAGGACAACCCGGGCTTTTGGGAGCGCTTCCATCCGGCCGATGGCCACTGGTCGAAAATGCCCGGCGACTGGGGCAATGAAAACCCGGATCAATTGCTGGAGCAGGGCGAACTGGGGCGCTGTCTGGAGAAAACCCTGAACAAGTTGCCGGACCTGCAACAGACCGTGTTCGTGCTGCGTCATGTCCAGGATCTGGAGCTCGACGAAATTTGTAACGTGCTCGACATCAGCTCATCCAATGTCCGGGTGTTACTCCATCGCGCCCGCCTCAAGCTTTTCCAAACCGTCGAACATTTTCAGGAGACAGGCGAATGCTGA
- a CDS encoding anti-sigma factor family protein, translating into MLSCKNIAEHAGDIHDRQLPLSRRLAVRLHLMLCNACRRFLKQYALAATTGAKAMERRQTEGDAEQVLRRID; encoded by the coding sequence ATGCTGAGCTGTAAAAACATCGCCGAACACGCCGGCGATATCCATGACCGGCAATTGCCGCTGAGCCGCCGCCTGGCGGTGCGCCTGCACCTGATGCTATGCAATGCCTGCCGACGCTTTCTGAAACAGTATGCGCTGGCCGCCACAACCGGCGCCAAAGCGATGGAGCGGCGCCAGACGGAGGGTGATGCGGAGCAGGTGTTGCGTCGTATCGACTAG